The Methanoculleus marisnigri JR1 genome window below encodes:
- a CDS encoding tRNA (cytidine(56)-2'-O)-methyltransferase: MPEVAVLRIGHRPERDQRVTTHVGLAARALGARGMYLAADDPGVALSITDVASRWGGDFFIENDVKWRRCIQDWKAAGGKVAHLTMYGLRMTDVIDDIRTEERVLVVVGAEKVPGDIYGLADYNVSVTTQPHSEISSLALFLDHLFEGKELNREYPDAKIRIEPTKVGKKTVER; encoded by the coding sequence ATGCCCGAAGTAGCCGTGCTCCGGATAGGTCACCGGCCCGAACGCGACCAGCGGGTGACGACCCACGTCGGGCTCGCGGCGCGGGCGCTCGGTGCCCGGGGGATGTACCTCGCCGCAGACGACCCCGGTGTCGCTCTGAGCATAACGGACGTAGCCTCCCGGTGGGGAGGAGACTTTTTCATCGAAAACGACGTGAAGTGGCGGCGGTGCATCCAGGACTGGAAGGCTGCCGGCGGCAAGGTCGCCCACCTTACGATGTACGGGCTCCGGATGACCGACGTCATCGACGATATCCGCACAGAGGAGCGGGTGCTCGTCGTGGTGGGGGCGGAGAAGGTGCCGGGCGACATCTACGGGCTCGCCGACTACAACGTCTCGGTGACCACCCAGCCTCACTCCGAGATATCGAGCCTCGCTCTCTTCCTCGACCACCTCTTCGAGGGGAAGGAGCTCAACCGGGAGTACCCGGACGCGAAGATCCGGATCGAGCCGACCAAGGTCGGAAAGAAGACGGTGGAGCGGTGA
- a CDS encoding ATP-grasp domain-containing protein — MKGRVLVAGFATRHVAQSARRAGYTVYAVDHFCDQDLGWYTEDCLSFDELDELPGKIAEFAIRHPVDALVVASGAETIVTAIPLCGTPPAKVERFLDKLEIQRFFEGLDVPVPPLAAGCYPAMIKPRRGAGGWRNAVVRAEEELRRWEETWPDIPYIAQALVDGIPSSVSCVADGRRARAIAVNRQILRGGGESAHGFAGSVTPFSHPLAGEMIAAAERIAAASGCVGSIGIDFVVGEKPWAIEINPRFQATLDTVEMATQKSVFAMHMNACRGVIPAAVPAPRQVAVRRILFADRDMRLDADLASLAPRVADIPWPGTEFEEGHAVASIYGCGETEEEAYADLERNTAAVRRLIGQ, encoded by the coding sequence GTGAAGGGCCGGGTTCTGGTTGCGGGGTTCGCCACGCGGCACGTGGCACAATCGGCCCGCCGGGCCGGCTACACGGTCTACGCCGTCGACCACTTCTGCGACCAGGACCTCGGCTGGTACACGGAGGACTGTCTCTCGTTCGACGAACTCGACGAACTCCCGGGGAAGATCGCCGAATTCGCCATCCGCCATCCGGTCGACGCGCTGGTCGTCGCCTCGGGCGCCGAGACTATCGTGACGGCGATCCCGCTCTGCGGCACGCCGCCCGCGAAGGTGGAGCGGTTCCTCGACAAACTGGAGATCCAGCGGTTCTTCGAGGGGCTGGACGTGCCCGTTCCGCCGCTCGCCGCCGGCTGCTACCCGGCGATGATCAAACCGCGCCGGGGCGCCGGGGGATGGAGGAATGCGGTCGTGAGAGCGGAGGAGGAACTCCGCCGGTGGGAGGAGACCTGGCCGGACATACCCTATATCGCGCAGGCTCTCGTCGACGGGATTCCGTCGAGCGTCTCCTGCGTCGCGGACGGCCGCCGTGCGCGCGCCATCGCGGTCAACCGGCAGATCCTCCGTGGCGGGGGGGAATCCGCGCACGGGTTTGCCGGGTCGGTCACCCCGTTCTCCCATCCCCTTGCCGGGGAGATGATCGCGGCGGCGGAGCGGATTGCCGCCGCAAGCGGGTGCGTGGGCTCAATCGGGATCGATTTCGTGGTCGGGGAGAAGCCCTGGGCAATCGAGATCAACCCCCGGTTCCAGGCCACCCTGGACACCGTCGAGATGGCGACCCAGAAGAGTGTCTTTGCCATGCACATGAACGCCTGCCGCGGGGTGATCCCGGCGGCGGTGCCCGCGCCGCGGCAGGTTGCGGTCAGGCGGATCCTCTTTGCCGACCGGGATATGCGGCTCGATGCCGACCTCGCGAGCCTTGCGCCCCGCGTCGCCGATATACCCTGGCCGGGAACCGAGTTCGAGGAGGGGCACGCCGTCGCGAGCATCTACGGCTGCGGCGAGACGGAAGAGGAGGCGTACGCCGACCTCGAGAGGAACACCGCGGCCGTCCGAAGGCTGATCGGCCAATGA
- a CDS encoding transcription factor, whose translation MVSVTELLDDPAINAYILRMIGEEGIELLRRFPEGGEHSDEELAEMTGVNLNTVRHTLYTLYERRLAEYRRLKNTETGWLTYLWHLRLDRVHDVLEEQVRDALEHLDARLAYEEKNDFYMCRNCSVVYTFTDAANWNFECPNCEEMLEHFDNELIAVALRKRIDRIKESLGSA comes from the coding sequence ATGGTATCCGTCACTGAACTGTTGGACGATCCGGCAATCAATGCCTATATCCTGCGCATGATCGGGGAGGAGGGAATCGAACTTCTCAGGCGGTTCCCCGAAGGAGGAGAGCACAGTGACGAGGAACTTGCCGAGATGACCGGGGTCAACCTCAACACCGTCCGCCACACCCTTTATACGCTCTACGAGAGGCGCCTCGCCGAGTACCGGCGACTGAAGAACACCGAGACCGGCTGGCTCACCTACCTCTGGCACCTCCGCCTCGACCGTGTCCACGACGTGCTCGAAGAGCAGGTCCGGGACGCGCTCGAGCACCTCGACGCCCGGCTCGCCTACGAGGAGAAGAACGACTTCTACATGTGCAGGAACTGCAGCGTCGTCTACACCTTCACGGACGCGGCGAACTGGAACTTCGAGTGTCCGAACTGCGAGGAGATGCTCGAACATTTCGACAACGAACTCATCGCCGTCGCTCTCAGGAAGAGAATCGACAGGATCAAGGAGAGCCTCGGGAGTGCGTGA
- a CDS encoding HD domain-containing protein, with protein sequence MREEDCIGLLRRAGCSGGVIAHCRAVRDLALAYASDPLINRDLVETGALLHDIGRGVTHDLCHTEAGGEICRSFDLDEAVAAIVERHIGAGLTADEASLLGLTPRDCMPRTLEEKIVAHADNLVKGTRVIALEERLQHAIALPRRQRKRIRRLAQEMELFR encoded by the coding sequence GTGCGTGAAGAGGACTGCATCGGTCTTCTCAGGCGGGCAGGGTGTTCCGGCGGGGTCATCGCACACTGCCGGGCGGTGCGCGACCTTGCGCTCGCTTACGCGTCCGATCCCCTCATAAACCGCGACCTGGTCGAGACCGGCGCCCTCCTCCACGATATCGGCCGGGGGGTGACGCACGACCTCTGCCACACCGAAGCGGGCGGCGAGATATGCCGGTCGTTCGATCTCGACGAGGCAGTCGCCGCCATCGTCGAGCGGCACATCGGGGCCGGGCTGACGGCCGACGAGGCTTCGCTCCTGGGCCTTACCCCGCGCGACTGCATGCCCCGGACGCTCGAGGAGAAGATCGTCGCCCACGCGGATAACCTGGTGAAAGGAACCCGCGTCATCGCGCTCGAAGAGCGGCTGCAGCACGCAATCGCCCTTCCGCGGAGGCAGAGGAAACGGATCCGCAGGCTCGCGCAGGAGATGGAACTCTTCAGATAA
- a CDS encoding PAS domain S-box protein, translated as MSTSPGTTEKRTSLTGRDEKQDNAGEVEQLIRERTAELREENDALRRENAELRQIEMIYASAPVGLCLLGTDTRYLHVNQRFAEMDGFSVEEHIGKRVRELVPDLADAAEELARAVVATGKPALDIEVRGETPAQPGEQRHWNESWRPVTDNQGRVIAISIAAEDITERKRAEEALRESEERFTAFMDNSPAVAFMKDEQGRYIYLNKFDESHFNRRQGDLRGKTDFELWPLYVAEQLWKNDQTVLKADSAIEVVEEMPNPKGGITYWWACKFPFKDASAKRYVGGIGIDITDWKQAEAALQESEEKYRNLVELAPEPIAVHCRGNVVYANPPCVTLFGAERREDLVGKPVLQFVHPDDHEVFRGRYREMREKGTTVPLRAERFVRLDGQVVDVEVVATPILYENLPSVMVLFRDITERKRAEEAFQRYAENLGLLHGDLEVANREANLYLDILTHDIGNTENVSNLYADLLIESLDGEAAGYAKKLQRSVQKSIEILGIVSTIRRIHRTKTELKPTDLDAAVRGVMSDYPTSIFLYNGTTYQVQADDLLPVVFDNLISNAVKFGGPDVEIAIRIEENDGFVRVSVEDTGPGIPNDDKNGIFHCYEMKKRGVGKGLGLYLVKILVERYGGTIWAEDRVTGRPDEGAAFKLTLKPASQTR; from the coding sequence ATGTCCACATCCCCAGGTACCACGGAGAAGCGAACCAGTCTCACCGGCCGCGACGAGAAGCAGGACAACGCCGGCGAAGTCGAACAACTCATCCGCGAGCGGACTGCAGAGCTCAGGGAAGAGAATGACGCGCTTCGGCGTGAAAACGCAGAACTCCGCCAGATCGAGATGATCTACGCCTCGGCGCCGGTTGGTCTGTGTCTGCTCGGCACGGATACCCGGTACCTGCATGTCAATCAACGGTTCGCGGAGATGGACGGGTTCTCCGTCGAGGAGCACATCGGCAAGAGAGTCCGCGAGCTGGTGCCGGACCTTGCGGATGCGGCTGAAGAGCTCGCCCGGGCGGTTGTCGCGACGGGGAAACCCGCGCTTGATATTGAGGTACGGGGGGAAACACCGGCACAACCCGGGGAGCAGAGGCACTGGAACGAGTCCTGGCGGCCGGTAACCGATAATCAGGGACGCGTCATCGCGATCAGTATCGCCGCCGAGGACATCACCGAGCGGAAGCGGGCCGAGGAAGCCCTCCGGGAAAGTGAGGAACGGTTCACAGCGTTCATGGACAACAGCCCCGCAGTTGCATTCATGAAGGACGAACAGGGGCGCTACATATACTTGAACAAATTCGACGAGAGTCATTTTAATCGTCGACAGGGAGACTTGCGCGGTAAGACGGACTTTGAGTTATGGCCTTTGTATGTCGCCGAACAACTCTGGAAGAACGACCAAACCGTCCTCAAGGCAGACAGTGCTATTGAAGTCGTGGAAGAGATGCCCAACCCGAAAGGAGGCATTACCTACTGGTGGGCTTGCAAGTTTCCCTTCAAGGACGCGTCCGCGAAGAGGTATGTTGGAGGTATCGGAATCGATATCACCGACTGGAAACAGGCTGAAGCGGCCTTGCAGGAGAGCGAGGAGAAGTACCGGAACCTCGTGGAACTTGCGCCGGAACCGATCGCGGTCCACTGCCGGGGTAACGTCGTCTACGCCAATCCTCCCTGTGTCACTCTTTTCGGGGCAGAAAGGCGGGAGGATCTCGTCGGCAAACCGGTCCTCCAGTTTGTCCACCCGGACGACCACGAAGTATTCAGGGGACGTTACCGCGAGATGAGGGAGAAGGGTACGACCGTGCCCCTGCGCGCAGAGAGGTTTGTGAGGCTCGACGGTCAGGTAGTCGATGTTGAGGTTGTTGCTACCCCCATTCTGTACGAAAACCTGCCTTCGGTGATGGTCCTCTTCCGGGACATCACCGAGCGGAAGCGGGCCGAGGAAGCGTTTCAGCGATACGCCGAGAATCTGGGCCTGCTCCACGGCGATCTGGAGGTCGCGAACCGGGAGGCGAACCTCTACCTGGACATCCTTACCCACGATATCGGCAACACCGAGAACGTCTCGAACCTTTATGCCGACCTGCTCATCGAGTCCCTTGACGGAGAGGCAGCCGGATACGCGAAAAAACTGCAGCGCAGCGTCCAGAAGAGCATAGAGATCCTGGGCATCGTCTCTACCATCCGCCGGATCCATCGGACAAAAACCGAGCTCAAACCAACGGACCTTGATGCCGCAGTCCGGGGGGTGATGAGCGACTATCCCACCAGTATCTTCCTCTATAACGGGACAACCTACCAGGTTCAGGCGGACGACCTTCTCCCTGTGGTCTTTGACAACCTTATCAGCAATGCCGTCAAGTTCGGCGGTCCTGACGTCGAGATCGCCATCCGGATCGAAGAGAATGATGGGTTCGTCCGGGTGTCAGTCGAAGATACCGGCCCTGGTATCCCGAACGATGATAAAAATGGGATTTTCCACTGCTACGAAATGAAGAAACGCGGCGTCGGCAAGGGACTTGGACTCTATCTGGTGAAGATCCTGGTCGAGCGATACGGCGGGACGATCTGGGCCGAGGACCGGGTGACGGGCCGCCCGGATGAAGGCGCGGCGTTCAAGCTCACACTGAAACCTGCCTCGCAAACCCGTTGA
- a CDS encoding alpha/beta hydrolase family protein: protein MFTDREFAFELQRTLGASYSGEADVGECLATASRIKEGDFESWYCEWNRTADNFRAVGDESLAAGHRITAMEAYYRAATYYRTAEFFLHGNATDPRIVETWGKSRESFRDALALDVVPYEIVAVPYGNTTLPGYFYAVDDSGKPRPLLIVQTGFDGCQEELHPYAMEGIKRGYNVLTFEGPGQGEVIRVRHIPFRHDWENVIGPVVDYAVSRPDVDEDRIALWGISLGGYLAPRGAAYEPRITALIADGGTYDVGLNLLANLEAGGVANLTEIELQEWLQTDPVEFNDAIRGAMAHDTGTRWLNENGMFVFNAGSPARFWAKWMDFSLVGVAEEIRCPTLVCAGAVDHFDPDGAQATALYDHLTCERELMVFSDDYGAGSHCQLRAFAQSFGAKFDWLDDKMGMTDFRPGEE, encoded by the coding sequence GTGTTTACGGACCGGGAGTTTGCTTTCGAGCTCCAGCGGACACTCGGCGCATCGTATTCGGGCGAGGCCGATGTCGGCGAGTGCCTGGCCACTGCGTCCCGGATCAAAGAAGGAGACTTCGAGAGCTGGTACTGCGAATGGAACAGGACCGCGGACAACTTCAGGGCAGTGGGCGACGAGAGTCTCGCCGCCGGGCACAGGATCACCGCAATGGAAGCGTACTACCGGGCCGCGACGTATTACCGCACGGCCGAGTTCTTCCTGCACGGCAACGCCACCGATCCTCGCATCGTGGAGACCTGGGGGAAGAGTCGGGAATCATTTCGCGATGCGCTCGCACTCGACGTCGTTCCGTACGAGATCGTCGCCGTCCCGTACGGGAATACCACGTTGCCGGGTTACTTCTATGCGGTCGACGACTCCGGCAAACCCCGGCCGCTCCTCATCGTCCAGACCGGTTTTGACGGCTGCCAGGAGGAACTCCATCCGTATGCAATGGAGGGGATCAAGCGCGGATATAACGTCCTGACGTTCGAGGGGCCGGGCCAGGGCGAAGTGATACGGGTCCGGCATATCCCGTTCCGTCACGACTGGGAGAACGTGATCGGGCCCGTCGTGGACTATGCGGTAAGCCGGCCCGACGTCGACGAAGACCGGATTGCACTCTGGGGGATCTCGCTCGGGGGTTACCTCGCCCCCCGCGGTGCTGCATACGAGCCCCGGATCACGGCGCTGATCGCGGACGGCGGCACCTACGATGTCGGACTGAATCTCCTCGCGAACCTAGAGGCCGGCGGGGTCGCGAACCTGACGGAGATTGAGCTGCAGGAGTGGCTGCAGACGGATCCGGTCGAGTTCAACGATGCCATCCGCGGCGCCATGGCCCATGATACCGGCACCCGATGGCTGAACGAGAACGGGATGTTCGTCTTCAACGCCGGTTCGCCGGCACGGTTCTGGGCGAAATGGATGGACTTTTCACTCGTCGGGGTTGCCGAAGAGATACGCTGCCCCACGCTGGTTTGTGCCGGTGCGGTCGACCACTTCGACCCCGACGGGGCGCAGGCAACGGCACTCTACGACCACCTCACCTGCGAGCGGGAACTGATGGTCTTCTCCGACGACTACGGTGCCGGGTCGCACTGCCAGCTTCGGGCGTTCGCGCAATCGTTTGGTGCCAAGTTCGACTGGCTCGACGATAAGATGGGGATGACGGATTTCCGTCCCGGAGAAGAATAG
- a CDS encoding HEAT repeat domain-containing protein: protein MPAIESVCPIVALPGLFGPNGSSLIRHWIKRDVEESDEEDDPKPRVAGVSVEAPRDGHVPADDRTSVLVRLENVPDALQRFDVLVSPDGTAAAPSPAEPPVDFASPDEIDAPVPAEGAEAEGVFPDFSLPDEPPSLASDDLPAPYPGSLSDEELMQILEFDDDASSPGIAELDPEEEEPAPVAAGSDERPIESLIDDLGSDDAGVRGRAVGAIAERGADAVEPLVRALALADDRQRWCVAEALALIGEDSIPALIAALGDSTAQIGAAATLVRIGSPAVPPLIAALAGDDGEVQFGARYALREIGDEAIPSLIEALCAPERSIRRSAASVLRELGWKAPDDAGAIRYLVADEAWLDVADYGETAVEPLIRILKSPDREVWWNAARTLGEIGGAAVDPLVEFLHEADDDIRPLAAMALTEIGSPAVEPLIGMLSVPSLRGTAAAALVKIGEPAAEACIRALDSTDGEAQETLRNVLGALGEPAVPALIQSLTSGQSRIRSRVAEILGRMNWEPWNDTERAWYLIAREEWMELARMGPPAVEPLIRTLNGDDDRIRCEAAATLGEIGDPAALGPLVDALADETVAPVAADALVAIGEPAVAPVLEVLEDGAGAARENAVEVLGRLGTPEAVPAIVEFVRTGEDRLHRKAVDALIGIGAPAVDALIPLLGEEGDGQAGATAALTGIGDPALEPLAGALDGENSSIRMGAARVLEKLEWAPEGGAEEEIVYLIALQRWAEIVELGAPAVDLLTARLGDLDEAVQAGAMEALVGIGAPAVPSLIRLLGRKALREPAEETLVRIGEPAVEPLIEALDKTRLRKTAAGVLVRIGRPAAGALVPVLGHPEIGQTAAGIFEAMGEASFDALVEALGNDDALIRQRAGDVLAGLGEAAAPPLIGALGHPDDTLRLGAIDALTRFGDPVVDLLTQALNDERYLVRLGAAEVLGRAGWEPQTESETVWYLIAKEQWASVAGIGPGAVEPLIRTLNDPDSAVQVGAARALGMIGGPAVARLIYELRTEQDGTQRKAVEALKMIGEPAVIPLIDALQDRDWQIRLGAARALVGIGDPAVEPLVRALRAAPPAIRMGAAATLGKIGNPAAIEPLTDALLQDDWRLGRVVVRALGMMGEPAVRPLLRVLRDGNDASRKSAVAALVLIGEPACRLLPGALTDEHFRVRAGVADALDRLEWSPATGEEAVVYLIAKERWGDLARAGPIAVEPLFAVLDDRDDSIRRRAAKVLGEIGDPRAVPGLMNLLHDDYYSVRREAAAAIVAIGAPAMEPVVAALDDPDGDVRKRVADVLAEIGDARAIASLEGIFDDEDWYARKAAENAVERIRARTENETGDL, encoded by the coding sequence ATGCCGGCGATTGAATCCGTATGCCCCATCGTGGCTCTGCCCGGGCTCTTCGGACCGAACGGCTCTTCGCTTATCAGGCACTGGATAAAGAGAGACGTCGAAGAGAGCGATGAAGAGGACGACCCAAAACCCCGGGTTGCCGGTGTGTCCGTCGAGGCACCCCGGGACGGGCATGTCCCGGCCGACGATAGGACGAGCGTCCTTGTGAGGCTTGAGAATGTCCCCGATGCCCTCCAGCGGTTCGATGTTCTCGTTTCGCCGGACGGGACGGCTGCCGCCCCTTCCCCGGCAGAGCCTCCCGTGGACTTCGCCTCCCCGGACGAGATCGATGCTCCCGTCCCGGCGGAGGGAGCAGAGGCTGAAGGAGTCTTCCCTGACTTTTCTCTCCCGGATGAACCGCCGTCGCTTGCTTCCGACGACCTGCCTGCCCCGTATCCCGGCTCCCTCAGCGACGAAGAACTCATGCAGATTCTCGAGTTCGACGATGACGCCTCCTCGCCCGGGATCGCCGAACTCGATCCAGAAGAGGAAGAGCCGGCGCCCGTGGCCGCCGGGAGCGATGAACGCCCGATCGAGTCGCTCATCGACGACCTCGGCAGTGACGATGCCGGGGTTCGCGGCCGTGCCGTCGGGGCCATCGCAGAACGTGGGGCAGACGCCGTAGAACCCCTGGTTCGGGCCCTCGCTCTTGCGGACGACCGGCAGCGGTGGTGCGTCGCCGAAGCCCTCGCCCTGATCGGGGAGGATTCGATCCCTGCGCTGATTGCTGCGCTCGGGGACAGTACGGCGCAGATCGGGGCGGCAGCCACGCTCGTGCGTATCGGGAGTCCCGCCGTGCCGCCTCTCATCGCGGCACTTGCCGGCGATGACGGCGAGGTGCAGTTCGGTGCCCGCTACGCGCTCCGGGAGATCGGCGACGAGGCAATCCCCTCCCTTATCGAGGCTCTCTGTGCGCCTGAGCGGAGCATCCGGAGGTCGGCGGCCTCCGTTCTCCGGGAACTCGGGTGGAAGGCCCCCGACGACGCCGGCGCGATACGCTACCTCGTCGCCGACGAAGCGTGGCTCGATGTCGCGGATTACGGGGAAACTGCGGTCGAACCCCTCATCCGCATCCTGAAGTCCCCCGACAGGGAGGTGTGGTGGAACGCCGCCCGGACTCTCGGGGAGATCGGCGGAGCCGCGGTCGATCCCCTGGTCGAGTTTCTACACGAGGCGGACGATGATATCCGCCCGCTGGCGGCCATGGCGCTCACGGAGATCGGTTCTCCTGCGGTCGAACCGCTCATCGGTATGCTCTCTGTCCCCTCCCTCCGCGGAACGGCGGCGGCGGCCCTGGTGAAGATCGGCGAACCGGCGGCGGAGGCGTGCATCCGTGCCCTGGACTCCACGGACGGGGAGGCACAGGAAACGCTTCGGAACGTTCTCGGTGCGCTCGGCGAGCCGGCGGTGCCGGCCCTGATCCAGTCGCTGACGTCCGGGCAGTCCCGTATCCGGTCCCGGGTAGCCGAAATTCTCGGCAGGATGAACTGGGAACCCTGGAACGACACCGAGCGGGCATGGTACCTGATTGCCCGGGAGGAGTGGATGGAACTTGCCCGGATGGGCCCGCCGGCCGTCGAGCCGCTGATCCGGACGCTCAACGGCGACGACGACCGTATACGCTGCGAGGCTGCGGCGACACTCGGCGAGATCGGCGATCCGGCGGCGCTAGGCCCGCTCGTGGATGCCCTCGCCGACGAGACCGTCGCCCCGGTGGCGGCGGATGCGCTCGTTGCCATCGGAGAACCGGCCGTGGCGCCCGTTCTCGAGGTGCTCGAAGATGGGGCCGGGGCCGCCCGGGAGAACGCCGTCGAGGTTCTGGGCAGGCTCGGGACGCCCGAAGCGGTTCCGGCTATCGTCGAATTCGTCAGGACCGGCGAGGACCGCCTTCACCGGAAGGCCGTCGACGCCCTGATCGGGATCGGTGCGCCCGCGGTAGACGCCCTCATCCCCCTCCTCGGCGAGGAGGGCGACGGGCAGGCGGGAGCGACGGCCGCTCTCACCGGGATCGGCGATCCGGCACTCGAACCGCTTGCCGGGGCACTCGACGGCGAGAATTCGTCGATCCGGATGGGAGCCGCAAGGGTCCTCGAGAAACTCGAGTGGGCTCCCGAAGGGGGGGCAGAGGAGGAGATCGTCTACCTGATCGCGCTGCAGCGATGGGCGGAGATCGTGGAGCTCGGTGCTCCTGCCGTCGATCTCCTGACGGCACGGCTCGGCGACCTCGATGAGGCGGTGCAGGCCGGGGCGATGGAGGCGCTGGTCGGCATCGGCGCTCCTGCGGTCCCCTCCCTGATCCGCCTGCTCGGCAGAAAGGCGCTCCGCGAACCGGCGGAAGAGACGCTTGTCAGGATCGGCGAACCGGCGGTGGAACCGCTGATCGAGGCCCTGGACAAGACCCGGCTCCGCAAAACGGCCGCCGGCGTGCTGGTCAGGATCGGGAGACCCGCAGCCGGTGCGCTCGTCCCGGTTCTCGGGCATCCCGAGATCGGGCAGACGGCAGCCGGGATATTCGAGGCGATGGGGGAGGCGTCCTTCGATGCGCTGGTCGAGGCGCTCGGGAACGACGACGCCCTGATCCGGCAGCGGGCGGGAGATGTGCTCGCCGGTCTCGGGGAAGCGGCTGCGCCCCCGCTCATCGGGGCGCTGGGGCATCCCGACGATACCCTCAGGCTCGGGGCGATCGATGCCCTCACCCGATTCGGGGACCCGGTCGTCGATCTGCTTACGCAGGCGCTCAACGATGAACGCTACCTGGTCCGGCTGGGTGCGGCCGAGGTTCTCGGCAGAGCCGGATGGGAGCCGCAGACCGAAAGCGAGACCGTCTGGTACCTGATCGCGAAGGAGCAGTGGGCTTCCGTCGCCGGGATCGGGCCCGGTGCGGTCGAACCGCTGATCCGGACGCTCAACGATCCCGACAGCGCGGTCCAGGTAGGTGCGGCACGTGCGCTCGGGATGATCGGGGGGCCTGCAGTCGCGAGGCTGATCTACGAACTCCGGACAGAGCAGGACGGCACGCAGAGAAAGGCAGTCGAAGCGCTCAAGATGATCGGCGAACCGGCGGTCATCCCGCTCATCGACGCACTCCAGGACCGCGACTGGCAGATCCGCCTGGGTGCGGCGCGGGCTCTCGTCGGTATCGGCGATCCGGCCGTCGAACCGCTGGTCCGGGCGCTCCGCGCCGCTCCCCCGGCAATCAGGATGGGAGCGGCCGCGACGCTCGGCAAGATCGGGAACCCGGCGGCCATCGAACCGCTGACCGATGCGCTCCTGCAGGATGACTGGCGCCTGGGGCGCGTCGTGGTGCGGGCGCTCGGCATGATGGGCGAGCCGGCGGTCAGGCCGCTCCTGCGCGTCCTCAGGGACGGGAACGACGCGTCCCGGAAGAGCGCGGTGGCGGCGCTCGTCCTGATCGGCGAGCCGGCGTGCCGTCTGCTCCCCGGTGCGCTCACGGACGAGCATTTCCGTGTCCGTGCCGGGGTCGCGGACGCTCTCGACCGCCTGGAATGGTCGCCCGCAACGGGAGAGGAGGCGGTCGTCTACCTGATCGCAAAGGAACGATGGGGTGATCTCGCCCGGGCGGGACCGATCGCGGTCGAACCGCTGTTCGCGGTGCTCGACGACCGCGACGACAGTATCCGGCGGCGGGCGGCGAAAGTCCTCGGGGAGATCGGCGACCCGCGTGCGGTTCCGGGGCTCATGAACCTCCTCCACGACGACTACTACAGCGTTCGGCGGGAGGCCGCAGCGGCAATCGTCGCCATAGGAGCCCCTGCGATGGAGCCGGTCGTAGCCGCACTCGACGACCCGGACGGCGATGTCCGGAAACGTGTGGCGGACGTGCTCGCCGAGATCGGGGATGCACGGGCGATTGCGTCCCTCGAGGGCATCTTCGACGACGAGGACTGGTATGCCCGGAAAGCCGCCGAGAACGCGGTGGAGAGGATCCGGGCACGGACTGAAAATGAGACCGGCGACCTGTAG